The following proteins are co-located in the Flammeovirga kamogawensis genome:
- a CDS encoding Crp/Fnr family transcriptional regulator, translating to METLWHMHNFDLYSILCPSKINNYFKNNGLLFKKGEVIYFPEDTEQKLYLVSKGKVKLCKYNQDGEEIVKLLLTKGEIFGEKVLLGQNKREEYAIAEGDNTALCLLSIDKMRQLMRDNERFGLFIYKLIGLRVKKIERRLEILVCKDAEERLIEFIKDIFDDNFKDGEIVKHHYSQNDIAKLIGTSRETVSKLMSKYKKQGIIDYTRTSITLKNKEELLSYLQQENQ from the coding sequence ATGGAAACACTCTGGCACATGCATAATTTTGATTTATACTCAATATTATGTCCTTCAAAAATAAATAATTACTTTAAAAATAATGGTCTTCTTTTTAAAAAAGGAGAAGTTATTTATTTCCCAGAAGATACCGAACAAAAATTATATTTAGTAAGTAAAGGGAAAGTTAAACTGTGTAAATACAATCAAGACGGAGAGGAGATTGTCAAACTTCTATTAACCAAAGGGGAAATTTTTGGTGAAAAAGTACTTTTAGGTCAAAATAAAAGAGAAGAGTATGCTATTGCAGAAGGTGACAATACCGCTTTATGTTTACTTTCTATAGATAAAATGAGACAATTGATGAGAGATAATGAACGATTCGGTTTATTTATCTACAAATTGATTGGTTTGCGAGTGAAAAAAATTGAAAGACGCCTAGAAATTCTAGTCTGCAAAGATGCTGAAGAGAGATTGATAGAATTTATCAAGGATATATTTGATGATAATTTTAAAGATGGTGAAATTGTAAAACATCATTATTCTCAGAATGATATAGCCAAGTTAATTGGGACTTCTCGAGAGACAGTTTCTAAATTAATGAGTAAGTACAAGAAGCAAGGCATAATAGACTACACTCGAACTAGTATTACATTAAAAAATAAAGAAGAACTACTC
- a CDS encoding Ig-like domain-containing protein, with product MIKLYYLKYIFALPLFLFSFCVQAQTLTHNNNISVNTTSLEWTLTGTSLSPVVTDFELFENATGQTAGTLLTLITINSGTEYRIIANISTLKTDTDQFKLQFNSTDATKNYIIDETAPSAPSLLRIHEDFDLGVSNTDNITNMTSLLFQVTAEVGSTITLYDGSNNLIATGPCTGTNVFIGIVTAITQNIQAYATDIAGNTSVVTVTPITVDTTPPSAPNTPDLLTSSDSGTNTSDNITNNTTPTFTLSGLTNTTGFKVQLESDKDGILETVLITASSQDVTVSTSLSEGVHQISAKMIDVAGNESIASGNLSLTIDISIPVTPSITLDTNSDTGRDNSDNNSNDLTPTFNVVSPVGSTITLYEGSNTKGTLLSTGLDQITSSTITSGAVYNFTVKVNDTAGNESAVSNTITYDVKNIVIPPLTLPTLAGGSDSGITGDGKTNDTTPTFNFPGLTNVDSREIIVNSSIDGEVGRESITGASRDITLSALSEGTHTISYFIEDVYGNNSTSGSQVLIIDTTPPSLSSVSIASDNGVNTELVANGNTSTLSFTSSEILHSTSSVTLGGQSTTLSNTGTDYTASYLFTNPANYIGVSFIISLVDEAGNVGTSVTATTDGSQNYFYPTLTNTISPPATTQFCNGDLVTFSTPSSGAVGGTGTYTYNWERRLGAGAYVSLNYSDEQLVENASLSTGIYTYRRSVESEGVTLNSNTFSISVIANINNIIASPVITEYCNSINTGGLSINATSTLGGTGTFSYQWQYAINGGGWINNGTSSNYSNSSILSTTGTYSFRRIVTSGACTSISNEVEIVINPSISLNTINNISGNTVCLGDAIVLIGSIPTGGDDSYTYQWYSQRNGGSFNSIPGATSQSYYNASVSNPGQYVFRREVTSGNCTSQVSTPMINVPGLITTFNLEPSTTSYSDIQSMAVPLNVTGLVSGETFYCTGPGVVSTGTGSGNNNFYPNLATQGTHTIYYHISGSDGCEQEEAVVFNIYDGSSVISVGAQYCEDDAAVTLTVPVTPSFTGTSPYTLVRFEGDGTSGVGTPSGATFTPSDVLAANPSVLDGQNYSTTLTAVYEDASIPAVEYSVSQSVIITKNHVASINLSQVDFCEDDAPFSVNANVDGALSTSGGVFDLDGGAIVSNNSIIINPRALTLGSHTLTYTYTDSNINSCSAVDVFTFNVNRLPTVGYRYTTSGDDGDFCFDGDTVFLQGIANSVDVTSGAFSTPDAIAAALVDNGDGTAYFIPSLMGLDIYDSDEDYTITFSYTDGVGCVNDADSIVTIYGFDEVGLAFSSSSDSICYSEGDVLITPMEGLTAYGGNGTYSINTGGLTSNMDGTASFDPSVAAIAAGETSTSDYSMHVITYTYDNLEGCLLSINDTLYVKPLPAIPTLTSSVPTYCSNDVALAPIQVTGEAGASFVWYSDPGLTSVVSSSNTLNPSNAPNVSVVTTVSYYVVQTNTDVCTSDPLQVDILIYPKPVAPLLHAANQTTYCSGEIVNSLSVATPGNNIKWYSDVALTTQVGFGDSFTPALNTNVSSDSSVTYYVTETTNGCEGPSTLLSIQIYKTPNPPTFNTPTVMCSGGALSSLTIAAGTNVKWYSDVAGTNYLASGNNYLPSFSTNVVNDSTVSYYATSTVNGCESATAVVNIIINALPDAPSVPDIAAYCEAETILPITASGETGATFKWYSDVGLTTLESVNQTFNPMRIAPTYLTLDTLNYWVIQVGTDGCESLPQKVDIPVYPTPSKPVIDNTNPIYCSGDVIQAINVTSGSNIKWYDDVALTSIVSTTTSFTPPDPNSASDFTQKYFVTQTINGCESDTTQVTFVVNKTPDNPSVTATLSYCSGDVLQPMIVTGLVDNITWYSDVSLSTIVATTNTFTPTNNTVVTAETTYTYYVTDTHLGCEGIATQLDIVVHPLPVFDLFGIDDGEVFCKSDENPLIITTVSGGVLTSPTGALIRTNSEVVLENSPLGAHTIRYTYTNENGCVDFIERSFTIVDVPIVTFDYDVFCDTRTVEFRDGSTLQDSTSIISWEYDFGVGESSVTLTDSVSAASYQHTFNTAGFKTVVLTVITNQGCSEISSTETIFIGTPPEVAFEWKVPEFGADMLFEETSQAIGIDTLSIWQWDFGDGTIEIIDALTNPTGATRHRYSQVGEYDVELMVTTTKGCSKVIMEKVYVLPRVSLISEDDEYFENFNSSNGDWVHRGDSSSWDYGIANGTDLITETNAWVTNLTSNYHFNEHSFLYTPSFDISGLSRPMITFDMQFDMETDVDGLTLQYSLDSGQTWDILGSVDDPINWYNSEDVSINPGNQLLLSGDNPIGWSGSTVEEGAIFREFKSIRHSLDQFIGQEHLQFRFAFRSNSALVHEGVVIDNIFIGNRKKVVVLESMTNAGQLSDARSLPRLDSVLNYLSEDAFAINYHIKLSGYSDSLNTDNPEPSSGRKFYYGITDAPNTIVDGNSFQGHTDDFINNYQNYIATRALLDPEFDISLQLPSVGGTDEIEVTITANTEFSADDTEIVVHLVTVEREIFGVEVSRGLSRHSDVMKSMSPAPGAEGTSFVGRSWVTGSTETFTVEWDNPQVYDTDQAEVIAFVQNNITKEIYQAIRLDVSTLTSSDPVLSINTTDIIDWEVYPNPSSDIVNISAPSSFINCSYIVSNTNGKKILEDRFTGNTYSIDVNTLPTGVYILQHFQGDEVIGQPLKFVVVK from the coding sequence ATGATTAAATTATACTACCTTAAATATATATTTGCTTTACCTCTATTTTTATTTAGCTTTTGTGTACAGGCTCAAACTTTAACACACAATAATAATATAAGCGTAAACACAACATCACTTGAGTGGACATTGACAGGGACAAGTCTTAGTCCTGTTGTTACGGATTTTGAGTTGTTTGAAAATGCTACAGGACAAACAGCTGGAACATTATTAACACTGATTACAATAAATAGTGGAACGGAATACAGGATAATAGCAAATATTTCAACATTAAAGACAGATACTGATCAATTTAAATTACAGTTTAATAGTACTGATGCGACGAAAAATTACATCATTGATGAAACTGCACCATCAGCACCGTCTTTACTTAGAATACACGAAGACTTTGATTTAGGAGTTAGTAATACTGATAATATTACGAATATGACTTCCTTGTTATTTCAAGTAACAGCTGAGGTTGGAAGTACAATAACCCTTTATGATGGAAGTAATAATTTAATAGCAACAGGTCCGTGTACGGGAACAAATGTTTTTATTGGGATTGTTACTGCTATAACGCAAAATATTCAAGCATATGCAACAGATATAGCAGGTAATACATCTGTGGTTACTGTAACTCCTATAACAGTTGATACAACACCTCCATCTGCTCCAAACACTCCTGATTTGTTAACTAGTTCTGATAGTGGAACGAATACATCTGATAATATCACGAACAATACTACTCCAACATTTACATTAAGTGGTTTAACGAATACAACAGGATTTAAAGTACAATTAGAGAGTGATAAGGACGGGATCCTTGAAACAGTTTTAATAACGGCAAGTTCTCAAGATGTAACAGTGAGTACATCATTATCGGAAGGAGTACATCAGATATCTGCTAAAATGATTGATGTAGCCGGAAATGAAAGTATTGCTTCTGGTAATCTATCTCTTACTATTGATATATCGATACCTGTAACTCCTTCAATTACATTAGATACTAACTCGGATACAGGAAGAGATAATTCTGATAATAATTCGAATGACCTGACTCCAACTTTTAACGTAGTTTCTCCTGTCGGAAGTACAATTACCTTATATGAAGGAAGTAATACTAAAGGAACATTATTATCAACTGGTTTAGACCAAATTACATCGTCAACAATAACTTCAGGTGCTGTTTATAATTTTACAGTAAAGGTAAATGATACAGCAGGAAATGAATCAGCAGTATCGAATACGATTACTTATGATGTTAAAAATATAGTAATACCTCCATTGACTTTGCCAACTTTGGCAGGGGGATCAGATTCTGGTATTACAGGTGATGGAAAAACGAACGATACAACGCCAACTTTTAACTTCCCAGGATTGACAAATGTAGATTCTAGAGAAATCATAGTGAATAGTTCAATTGATGGAGAAGTTGGAAGAGAATCTATTACAGGTGCAAGTCGAGATATAACATTATCGGCTCTTTCAGAAGGTACTCATACTATTAGTTATTTTATAGAGGATGTTTATGGAAATAATTCAACGTCTGGAAGTCAAGTATTAATTATAGATACTACACCCCCAAGTTTGTCCAGTGTTTCAATAGCTTCTGATAACGGCGTGAATACTGAGCTAGTTGCAAATGGAAATACTAGTACACTATCATTCACTTCAAGTGAAATATTACACTCGACTTCTTCAGTGACTTTAGGAGGCCAAAGTACTACATTATCAAACACAGGAACTGACTATACTGCTAGTTATTTATTTACAAACCCAGCTAATTATATTGGTGTTAGTTTTATAATATCTTTAGTAGATGAAGCGGGGAATGTTGGTACATCAGTAACAGCAACTACAGATGGTTCTCAAAATTATTTCTATCCAACTTTAACAAACACGATTTCACCTCCTGCTACTACTCAATTTTGTAATGGTGATTTAGTAACTTTTTCTACTCCATCTTCGGGTGCAGTAGGAGGAACTGGTACTTATACATATAATTGGGAACGAAGATTAGGAGCTGGGGCATATGTTAGTTTAAATTATTCAGATGAACAGTTGGTAGAGAATGCTTCTTTATCAACAGGTATTTATACTTATAGAAGATCTGTAGAAAGCGAAGGAGTGACATTAAACTCTAATACATTTTCTATTTCTGTAATTGCTAATATTAATAATATAATTGCATCTCCTGTAATTACAGAATATTGTAATTCAATAAATACTGGAGGTTTATCAATCAATGCAACTTCAACTTTAGGAGGAACAGGAACTTTTAGTTATCAATGGCAATATGCTATAAATGGTGGTGGATGGATAAATAATGGCACATCATCTAATTATTCTAATTCCTCAATTTTATCAACAACGGGTACGTATAGTTTTAGAAGGATTGTTACCTCAGGTGCATGTACTTCAATATCAAATGAAGTTGAAATAGTTATTAATCCTAGTATTTCATTAAATACAATAAATAATATTTCCGGAAATACAGTTTGTTTAGGAGATGCAATTGTGTTAATTGGATCTATTCCAACTGGTGGAGATGATTCTTATACATATCAATGGTATAGCCAAAGGAATGGAGGTAGTTTTAATAGTATACCTGGTGCAACTTCACAAAGTTATTATAATGCATCAGTTAGTAACCCTGGGCAATATGTTTTTAGAAGAGAAGTAACTTCTGGTAATTGTACTAGTCAAGTATCAACTCCAATGATAAATGTCCCAGGTTTGATTACGACATTTAATTTAGAACCCTCAACAACTAGTTATTCTGATATTCAATCAATGGCTGTACCTTTAAATGTAACTGGTTTAGTTTCTGGAGAGACATTCTATTGTACAGGACCGGGTGTAGTAAGCACTGGTACTGGATCAGGAAATAATAACTTTTATCCAAATTTAGCTACTCAAGGAACACATACAATATACTATCATATTTCTGGTAGTGATGGTTGTGAACAAGAAGAAGCAGTTGTTTTTAATATATATGATGGTTCAAGTGTAATTTCAGTTGGAGCTCAATATTGTGAAGATGATGCAGCCGTGACTTTAACAGTACCTGTAACACCTAGTTTTACTGGTACATCACCTTATACATTAGTACGTTTTGAAGGTGATGGGACTTCTGGAGTAGGAACACCATCTGGAGCTACTTTTACACCTTCAGATGTTTTAGCTGCTAATCCATCTGTTTTAGATGGCCAAAATTACTCTACAACTTTAACCGCAGTCTATGAAGACGCTTCAATACCTGCTGTGGAATATTCTGTTTCTCAGTCTGTTATTATCACAAAAAATCATGTTGCTAGTATTAATTTATCTCAAGTAGATTTTTGTGAAGATGATGCTCCTTTTTCTGTAAATGCCAATGTAGATGGAGCTTTAAGTACATCTGGAGGTGTGTTTGATTTAGACGGGGGGGCTATAGTCTCAAATAATAGTATAATTATTAATCCAAGGGCTTTAACTTTAGGAAGTCATACTTTAACTTATACTTACACGGATAGTAATATCAACTCATGTTCAGCAGTAGATGTGTTTACTTTTAACGTAAACAGATTGCCAACTGTGGGCTACCGTTATACAACAAGTGGAGATGATGGTGATTTCTGTTTTGATGGTGATACAGTGTTTTTACAAGGTATTGCAAATTCTGTTGATGTTACTTCAGGTGCGTTTAGTACTCCCGATGCAATAGCTGCAGCTTTAGTAGATAATGGTGATGGAACCGCATATTTTATCCCTTCTCTAATGGGGTTAGATATTTATGATAGTGATGAAGATTATACCATTACTTTTAGTTACACAGATGGAGTAGGTTGTGTAAATGATGCAGACTCTATTGTAACTATATACGGATTTGATGAAGTTGGTTTAGCTTTTAGCTCATCATCTGATTCAATTTGTTATAGTGAAGGGGATGTTTTAATTACTCCAATGGAAGGATTGACTGCGTATGGTGGTAACGGAACATATTCGATTAATACTGGTGGATTAACATCAAATATGGATGGAACTGCTTCTTTCGATCCTTCAGTTGCAGCAATAGCAGCCGGAGAAACAAGCACTAGTGATTATTCAATGCATGTAATAACGTATACTTACGATAATTTAGAGGGATGTTTGTTAAGTATTAATGATACTTTATATGTTAAACCATTACCTGCTATTCCTACATTAACTAGTTCTGTACCTACATATTGCTCAAATGATGTTGCTTTAGCACCAATTCAAGTAACAGGAGAGGCAGGAGCTTCTTTTGTATGGTACTCTGATCCTGGGTTAACATCTGTAGTAAGTTCATCAAATACATTAAACCCAAGTAACGCTCCTAATGTATCTGTAGTTACAACGGTAAGTTATTATGTAGTTCAAACGAATACAGATGTTTGTACGAGTGATCCTTTACAAGTTGATATATTAATATATCCGAAACCCGTAGCTCCATTATTACATGCAGCAAACCAAACTACATATTGTTCTGGGGAAATAGTGAATAGTCTATCTGTTGCTACTCCTGGGAATAATATTAAATGGTATTCAGATGTAGCTTTAACTACTCAGGTTGGTTTCGGAGACTCATTCACTCCTGCATTAAATACAAATGTATCTTCAGATTCATCAGTTACCTACTATGTAACTGAAACAACAAACGGATGTGAAGGTCCATCAACTCTATTATCCATTCAAATTTATAAAACACCTAATCCTCCTACTTTTAATACACCTACTGTTATGTGTTCTGGAGGAGCTTTATCTAGTTTAACAATTGCAGCAGGTACAAATGTAAAATGGTATTCGGATGTAGCTGGTACAAATTATCTAGCTTCTGGAAATAATTATTTACCTTCCTTTTCTACAAATGTAGTTAATGATTCTACTGTAAGTTATTACGCAACAAGTACAGTAAATGGGTGTGAATCTGCAACAGCAGTAGTAAATATTATAATTAATGCATTACCAGATGCACCTTCAGTTCCAGATATTGCAGCATATTGTGAGGCAGAAACAATTTTACCTATTACAGCATCAGGAGAAACGGGAGCTACTTTTAAATGGTACTCGGATGTAGGTTTGACAACTTTAGAATCCGTTAATCAAACATTTAACCCAATGAGAATTGCACCAACATATCTAACTCTTGATACACTTAATTATTGGGTTATTCAAGTAGGAACAGATGGGTGTGAATCATTGCCCCAAAAAGTTGACATCCCCGTTTATCCAACACCATCAAAACCGGTTATTGATAATACGAATCCAATATATTGTTCTGGAGATGTGATACAAGCAATAAATGTTACCTCAGGTTCGAATATAAAATGGTATGATGATGTAGCGTTAACTAGTATCGTTTCAACCACAACATCTTTTACACCTCCTGACCCGAATAGTGCATCAGATTTTACTCAAAAATATTTTGTAACACAAACCATTAATGGGTGTGAGAGTGATACAACACAAGTAACATTTGTAGTAAATAAAACGCCTGATAACCCTAGCGTAACTGCAACATTGAGTTATTGTTCCGGAGATGTTTTACAACCTATGATTGTAACAGGGTTAGTAGATAATATTACATGGTATAGTGATGTATCTTTATCAACTATAGTGGCGACTACAAATACATTTACGCCTACAAATAATACTGTTGTAACAGCAGAAACTACTTATACATATTATGTAACGGATACCCATTTAGGTTGTGAAGGAATAGCAACACAATTAGATATTGTCGTTCATCCATTACCTGTATTTGATTTATTTGGGATAGATGATGGAGAAGTTTTTTGTAAATCTGATGAAAATCCGTTAATTATTACAACTGTTTCTGGGGGAGTTTTGACATCTCCAACAGGTGCTTTAATACGTACAAATAGTGAAGTAGTTTTAGAAAATTCACCTTTAGGGGCACATACAATAAGATATACATATACAAATGAAAATGGGTGTGTAGATTTTATAGAAAGATCTTTCACGATAGTAGACGTCCCAATTGTAACATTTGATTATGATGTTTTCTGTGATACAAGAACAGTAGAATTTAGAGATGGATCTACTTTACAAGATTCTACTAGTATAATTAGTTGGGAATATGACTTTGGAGTCGGCGAATCATCCGTGACCTTGACAGACTCGGTTTCGGCTGCAAGTTATCAACATACTTTTAATACAGCAGGGTTTAAAACGGTAGTGCTCACCGTAATTACAAATCAAGGTTGTTCAGAAATATCTTCTACCGAAACAATATTTATTGGTACACCTCCAGAAGTTGCTTTTGAATGGAAAGTACCAGAATTTGGAGCAGATATGCTATTTGAAGAGACTTCCCAAGCAATCGGAATAGATACTTTATCTATCTGGCAATGGGATTTTGGAGATGGAACAATTGAAATAATTGATGCGCTTACAAACCCAACGGGTGCTACAAGACATCGTTATTCTCAAGTTGGTGAATATGATGTTGAACTCATGGTTACTACTACTAAAGGATGTTCTAAAGTTATTATGGAAAAAGTATATGTTCTGCCAAGAGTTTCTTTAATTTCTGAAGATGATGAATACTTCGAAAATTTTAATTCATCAAATGGTGATTGGGTACATCGAGGAGATTCATCTAGTTGGGACTATGGAATTGCAAATGGTACAGATTTAATAACAGAAACGAATGCATGGGTAACTAACCTAACGTCGAATTATCATTTCAACGAACATTCTTTCTTGTATACTCCATCGTTTGATATATCAGGGTTATCTAGACCTATGATAACATTTGATATGCAATTTGATATGGAAACAGATGTAGATGGATTGACATTACAATACTCTCTTGATTCAGGACAAACTTGGGATATTTTAGGTAGTGTCGATGATCCAATTAATTGGTATAACAGTGAGGATGTAAGTATTAATCCTGGTAACCAATTGTTATTATCGGGTGACAATCCAATAGGTTGGTCTGGTAGTACTGTAGAAGAAGGAGCTATCTTTAGGGAGTTTAAATCAATTCGTCATAGTTTAGATCAATTTATTGGACAAGAGCATTTACAATTTAGGTTTGCCTTCCGTTCCAACTCAGCTTTGGTTCACGAAGGTGTAGTAATTGATAATATATTTATTGGAAACCGTAAAAAAGTTGTTGTATTAGAATCTATGACAAATGCAGGACAATTATCTGATGCAAGATCTTTACCAAGGTTAGATTCTGTCTTAAACTACCTAAGTGAAGATGCTTTTGCAATTAATTATCATATAAAATTAAGTGGTTATTCTGATTCGTTAAATACTGATAATCCAGAACCTTCAAGTGGAAGGAAATTTTATTATGGTATAACAGATGCTCCTAATACTATTGTTGATGGAAATAGTTTTCAAGGGCATACAGATGATTTCATAAATAATTATCAAAATTACATTGCAACACGTGCTTTATTAGATCCTGAATTTGATATTAGCTTACAATTACCATCCGTTGGAGGTACTGATGAGATTGAAGTTACTATAACCGCTAATACAGAATTTTCTGCTGACGATACAGAGATTGTGGTACATTTAGTTACAGTAGAGAGAGAAATTTTTGGTGTAGAAGTGAGTAGAGGACTTTCAAGACATTCAGATGTAATGAAATCTATGAGTCCGGCACCTGGAGCAGAAGGAACTAGTTTTGTAGGTAGAAGTTGGGTAACAGGAAGTACAGAAACTTTTACTGTTGAATGGGATAATCCACAAGTTTACGATACTGATCAAGCTGAAGTAATTGCATTTGTACAGAATAACATTACAAAGGAGATATATCAAGCTATACGTTTAGATGTTTCTACATTAACCTCTTCAGATCCTGTTTTATCAATTAATACAACAGATATAATAGATTGGGAAGTTTATCCAAATCCATCTTCAGATATAGTCAATATCTCAGCACCTTCATCATTCATAAATTGTTCTTATATCGTTTCTAATACAAATGGGAAAAAGATCTTAGAAGATAGATTTACAGGAAACACCTATTCAATCGATGTCAATACATTACCAACAGGAGTTTATATTTTACAACACTTCCAAGGGGATGAGGTTATTGGACAGCCCTTAAAATTTGTTGTCGTTAAGTAA
- the ttcA gene encoding tRNA 2-thiocytidine(32) synthetase TtcA translates to MTAEFTPEQVKLQKRLHRNVWKAIDDYNLIEDGDKIMVCLSGGKDSYTMLDILLHVQHTKKYDFEIIAVNLDQKQPGYPEHILPEYLDGLGVNYKILNKDTYSIVTEKLEEGKTMCSLCSRLRRGTLYTAASEMGITKIALGHHREDIIETFLLNMFFSGKLEAMPPIYKTDDKKHIVIRPLAYCKEKDIEEFSEIKQFPIIPCNLCGSQPKLQRQMVKGMLKDWEVNYPNRTEIIFNAIKNVSPSHLMDRDLYDYNLFKMLEPPVKS, encoded by the coding sequence ATGACAGCAGAATTCACTCCCGAGCAAGTAAAATTACAGAAACGTTTACATCGTAACGTATGGAAAGCTATTGATGATTATAATTTAATTGAAGATGGCGATAAGATTATGGTTTGCCTTTCTGGTGGTAAAGATAGTTATACAATGCTTGACATATTGTTACATGTTCAGCATACAAAAAAATATGATTTTGAAATAATTGCTGTCAATCTAGATCAAAAACAACCAGGTTATCCAGAACATATTTTACCAGAATATTTAGATGGTTTAGGTGTTAACTATAAGATTTTAAATAAAGATACTTATTCGATTGTAACAGAGAAACTAGAAGAAGGAAAAACGATGTGTAGTCTTTGTTCTCGATTAAGAAGGGGTACATTATATACAGCAGCTTCTGAAATGGGTATTACAAAAATAGCACTAGGGCATCATAGAGAAGATATCATTGAGACTTTTCTATTAAATATGTTCTTTAGTGGTAAGTTAGAAGCAATGCCTCCTATCTACAAAACAGACGATAAAAAGCATATTGTTATTCGCCCTTTAGCATATTGTAAAGAAAAAGATATAGAAGAATTTTCTGAGATTAAACAATTTCCAATTATTCCTTGCAACTTATGTGGTTCACAACCTAAATTACAAAGGCAAATGGTAAAAGGGATGCTTAAAGATTGGGAAGTAAATTATCCTAATAGAACAGAAATAATTTTTAATGCAATTAAAAATGTATCACCTTCACATTTGATGGATAGAGATTTATATGATTATAATCTCTTTAAAATGTTAGAACCACCTGTTAAGTCTTAA